From a single Paenibacillus sp. FSL R5-0345 genomic region:
- the cysK gene encoding cysteine synthase A gives MANIYKSVTDLIGNTPLLEISKYSKSQNVEAKILAKLESFNPGGSVKDRIGYAMIKDAEDKGLIHKDSVIIEPTSGNTGIGLAMAATSLGYPLIIVLPDTFSIERRKVMAALGAKLVLTPGAEGMSGALRKAEELAAEIPHAFIPQQFSNPANPEIHRTTTAEEIWRDTDGNVDIFIAGVGSGGTISGVGEALKAKNPLVQIVAIEPFDSPVLSGGRPSAHGIQGIGANFIPEIYNKEVVDEIFQVKNKDAFNVAREIAKTEGLLVGISSGAAVYTATQIAKRPENKGKTIVVILPDTGERYLTTTLFDFNE, from the coding sequence ATGGCTAATATATATAAAAGCGTAACTGATTTGATTGGCAATACACCGTTATTGGAAATCTCGAAATATAGTAAATCTCAAAACGTTGAAGCAAAAATCCTTGCCAAGCTAGAGTCTTTTAATCCTGGAGGTAGCGTCAAGGATCGTATAGGTTATGCGATGATCAAAGATGCTGAGGATAAAGGCTTAATTCATAAAGATTCTGTAATTATAGAGCCAACAAGTGGCAATACCGGCATTGGCCTTGCAATGGCTGCAACCAGCCTTGGGTACCCGTTGATTATCGTTCTTCCGGATACATTCAGTATTGAACGCCGTAAGGTGATGGCTGCGCTTGGTGCTAAGCTTGTATTAACACCTGGAGCTGAAGGGATGAGCGGTGCTTTGAGAAAGGCGGAGGAATTGGCAGCGGAAATTCCACATGCATTCATTCCACAACAATTCAGCAACCCAGCTAACCCGGAAATTCACAGAACGACTACAGCGGAAGAAATTTGGCGAGATACTGATGGAAATGTAGATATTTTTATCGCAGGTGTTGGTTCTGGAGGCACCATATCAGGGGTTGGGGAAGCTTTGAAGGCTAAGAACCCTTTGGTACAAATCGTTGCTATTGAACCGTTTGATTCACCAGTATTATCTGGTGGCCGGCCTAGTGCGCATGGAATTCAAGGAATTGGGGCTAACTTCATTCCGGAGATTTACAATAAAGAGGTTGTTGATGAGATTTTTCAGGTGAAGAATAAAGACGCATTTAACGTAGCGCGTGAAATTGCCAAGACCGAGGGGTTACTGGTAGGGATCTCGTCTGGCGCCGCGGTATATACAGCTACACAAATTGCTAAACGTCCAGAAAATAAAGGGAAGACGATTGTGGTGATTTTGCCGGATACTGGTGAACGATATTTAACGACTACTCTGTTTGATTTTAACGAATAG
- a CDS encoding ABC transporter permease subunit, translating into MNEIETVFRMQIKEYFKDKGALIFHLCAVVLIGIVAPVLRMNDTVLLSGSILFPLTLLKQWTANSFAGEKEMKTIETLLSSPIKSRSLFYGKCMFCIVSSGVCYLSIFVLMLLVKGFTNEPFQINFWEWVGMLILFFHILLAVTLIGVDRSSTSDDIQKANSKLSIVFYPIYIYIVILFNLFTQHLMVATYLLSAVFLVVLVGVNSYFIFIKVKKMDRSYFL; encoded by the coding sequence ATGAATGAAATAGAAACCGTCTTTAGGATGCAGATAAAAGAGTATTTCAAGGATAAAGGTGCTCTGATCTTTCATTTATGTGCTGTAGTTCTCATAGGGATCGTTGCTCCTGTGCTTCGAATGAACGATACTGTTTTGTTGAGCGGATCAATCTTATTTCCACTTACTCTGTTAAAGCAATGGACAGCCAACAGCTTTGCGGGTGAGAAAGAAATGAAAACGATAGAAACATTATTATCCTCACCAATTAAGAGCAGAAGCCTATTTTATGGAAAATGTATGTTTTGCATCGTTAGCAGTGGAGTTTGTTATTTATCAATATTCGTTTTAATGCTATTAGTGAAGGGTTTCACAAATGAGCCTTTTCAAATCAATTTTTGGGAATGGGTAGGTATGTTGATTCTATTTTTTCATATTTTATTAGCCGTCACTTTAATAGGAGTAGATCGATCCAGTACTTCTGACGATATCCAGAAGGCGAATAGTAAGCTAAGCATAGTTTTTTATCCGATTTATATTTATATTGTTATTCTTTTTAATTTATTTACTCAGCATTTGATGGTGGCTACTTATTTACTATCAGCAGTATTTTTAGTCGTTTTGGTAGGGGTTAACTCTTATTTTATCTTTATAAAAGTTAAGAAAATGGATCGTTCGTATTTTTTGTAG
- a CDS encoding HAD family hydrolase — protein sequence MGRGLRSILFDLDGTLTDPKVGITKSVEYALNKFDIQIEHLDMLLPYIGPPLYDSFIELHQFSEEQARQAVIFYRERYSTVGLFENMVIDGIPQLLEGLKINGFSLYVATSKPTVFAEQILERYKLDHYFEHIGGSNLDGTRSKKKEVIQYVLDQNAIHPEEAVMIGDREHDIIGAKGCGVESIGVTFGYGPKEELEHAGADHIAYQVEEIADIIQHISLRERCAK from the coding sequence GTGGGAAGAGGACTACGAAGTATTTTATTTGATTTGGATGGGACATTAACGGACCCAAAAGTAGGCATTACAAAAAGCGTAGAATACGCATTGAACAAATTTGATATTCAGATCGAGCATTTGGATATGCTTCTTCCTTACATAGGTCCACCTCTTTACGATTCATTTATTGAACTGCATCAGTTCTCAGAGGAACAAGCGCGTCAAGCGGTTATTTTCTACCGTGAGCGTTACAGCACCGTTGGGCTATTTGAGAATATGGTGATTGATGGTATACCGCAATTGCTGGAAGGTCTTAAGATTAATGGATTTTCATTGTATGTAGCCACCTCCAAGCCTACTGTTTTTGCAGAACAAATTCTTGAACGTTACAAACTAGATCATTATTTTGAGCATATCGGTGGTAGTAATCTAGACGGAACCCGATCTAAAAAGAAAGAAGTGATACAGTACGTCCTCGATCAGAATGCTATTCATCCAGAGGAAGCTGTGATGATTGGAGACCGCGAGCATGATATCATCGGAGCTAAAGGCTGTGGAGTGGAATCGATCGGTGTGACGTTTGGTTATGGGCCTAAAGAAGAACTGGAGCATGCCGGGGCAGATCATATCGCTTATCAAGTAGAAGAAATTGCGGATATCATCCAACATATATCATTAAGAGAGCGGTGTGCAAAATGA
- a CDS encoding helix-turn-helix transcriptional regulator, with amino-acid sequence MKTRIRELRKERKISQEELAKAVRVTRLTIISIENEKYTASLILAYKIAKYFGLTIEEVFDFSEVEENDESKI; translated from the coding sequence ATGAAAACAAGAATAAGAGAATTGCGAAAAGAGCGAAAAATATCTCAAGAGGAATTAGCAAAAGCGGTTCGTGTCACTCGGTTAACCATTATTTCAATTGAGAATGAAAAATACACAGCTTCTTTAATCCTTGCTTATAAAATAGCTAAGTATTTTGGATTAACGATTGAGGAAGTATTTGATTTCTCTGAGGTGGAGGAAAATGATGAATCAAAAATATAA
- a CDS encoding GNAT family N-acetyltransferase: MNQPRHSILEGTTIKLVPMDESHVEGLARVLRNPNIWEFTWRKITSDEQVRDLITTAFANQTNGSQIPFVIIEQASGQIVGTTRIMHPDMVHRNAEIGCTWISPEYWRTSVNTEAKSLLLHYCFEELKLVRVEFTVVASNLRSQRAVERLGAVREGVLRQHRIRSDGSIHDNVVFSILDKEWPSVKENLHYLLNEKYS; this comes from the coding sequence ATGAACCAACCTCGTCATTCAATCTTGGAGGGCACAACAATCAAGCTAGTTCCTATGGATGAAAGTCATGTAGAAGGGCTAGCGAGAGTATTAAGAAATCCGAATATCTGGGAATTTACTTGGCGAAAAATAACGTCGGACGAGCAGGTGCGGGATTTAATTACAACCGCATTCGCGAATCAAACCAATGGATCGCAAATTCCCTTTGTTATTATTGAACAAGCTTCTGGACAAATCGTCGGTACTACTCGAATCATGCATCCGGATATGGTTCATCGTAATGCTGAAATCGGATGTACGTGGATCTCGCCGGAATATTGGAGAACTAGTGTAAATACTGAGGCTAAATCATTACTGCTTCACTATTGCTTTGAAGAGCTTAAGCTGGTTCGTGTAGAGTTTACAGTGGTGGCGAGTAACTTGAGGTCACAAAGAGCAGTGGAACGATTAGGGGCTGTAAGAGAAGGAGTTCTGCGCCAGCATAGAATCAGATCTGACGGTTCGATTCATGATAATGTGGTCTTTAGTATTTTGGATAAAGAATGGCCATCGGTAAAAGAGAATCTACACTATTTATTAAATGAGAAGTACTCATAA
- a CDS encoding acylphosphatase, which produces MKRVNVFKKVRNNYVIWHANRIQLLDLPSSPVVRKQVVFSGRVQNVGFRLEIYTIAERMRLTGRVRNLNDGSVELEVQGEEQQISFLVHCMQSLKRASVKKVTMSDLPLNESEKDFTIVK; this is translated from the coding sequence ATGAAACGTGTGAATGTGTTCAAAAAAGTTAGAAATAATTATGTGATTTGGCATGCAAATCGTATTCAGTTACTGGATCTTCCTTCAAGTCCTGTCGTTAGAAAGCAAGTGGTTTTCTCAGGTAGAGTTCAAAATGTAGGATTCCGCTTGGAAATATATACGATTGCTGAAAGAATGAGATTAACGGGTAGGGTACGAAATTTAAACGACGGAAGTGTAGAGCTAGAAGTGCAAGGAGAAGAGCAACAAATCTCTTTTTTAGTTCATTGCATGCAATCATTGAAACGGGCATCTGTAAAGAAAGTAACTATGAGTGATCTGCCTCTTAATGAGAGTGAGAAAGATTTTACGATAGTGAAATAA
- a CDS encoding LacI family DNA-binding transcriptional regulator — protein MANKNKVTIEDVAKRAGVGIATVSRAINNSEGISSKTKALVLQVIEEMGFTPNTSAQSLKIRQTKQIALAVPDIRNAIIPDIAWSVEQAAKQDGYRVIQINTSGNPRTELETIREIKKLHVDGLIIMPLAYPKTMVELINKSSVPVSIINYGKRITENVKADIVSLSRFEGQLIMEHLISIGRTRIAYAGAQKDLIEDRYLAYQQALNQVDISLVYFGEDFSLQTGVQAADYFYSLTHMPDAIYAVNDMVAIGIVNRFKELGVHVPEDVAVVGVDNNSWTTITTPQISSVSIMGNEVARLATQLLLQRIQDNVTGDYQRVQLDPRLIVRESSVSVRRNTTS, from the coding sequence TTGGCTAATAAAAACAAAGTAACCATAGAGGATGTAGCGAAACGAGCGGGAGTAGGTATTGCTACCGTTTCAAGGGCGATCAATAATTCAGAGGGAATCAGTTCCAAGACTAAAGCATTAGTGCTGCAAGTGATTGAGGAAATGGGTTTTACACCTAATACTTCTGCACAAAGTCTGAAAATTCGCCAAACGAAGCAAATTGCTCTGGCTGTGCCTGATATTCGAAATGCTATTATTCCAGATATTGCTTGGTCCGTGGAGCAAGCCGCTAAACAGGACGGTTATCGCGTGATTCAGATTAATACTTCCGGAAATCCGCGGACAGAGCTTGAAACAATCCGTGAGATCAAGAAATTACATGTCGATGGCCTCATTATCATGCCCCTTGCTTATCCCAAAACTATGGTAGAGCTAATCAATAAATCGAGCGTTCCAGTCTCCATCATTAATTACGGGAAGCGGATCACAGAAAACGTAAAAGCCGATATCGTTAGCCTGTCACGGTTTGAAGGTCAGCTTATAATGGAGCATCTAATCAGTATTGGTCGAACTAGAATCGCATACGCAGGTGCGCAGAAAGATCTCATTGAGGATCGTTATCTCGCTTATCAACAAGCTTTAAATCAAGTGGATATTTCTTTGGTTTATTTTGGAGAAGATTTCTCCCTGCAAACTGGGGTACAAGCCGCAGATTATTTTTATAGCCTGACCCATATGCCAGATGCTATTTATGCAGTCAATGACATGGTCGCTATAGGAATCGTAAACCGATTTAAAGAATTAGGGGTTCATGTTCCTGAAGATGTGGCAGTGGTAGGAGTAGACAATAACTCATGGACAACTATTACAACTCCACAGATTAGTTCAGTTTCGATCATGGGAAATGAAGTAGCTCGATTAGCTACTCAGCTTCTTTTGCAACGGATCCAAGATAATGTTACGGGTGACTACCAAAGGGTGCAGCTTGATCCGCGTTTAATCGTGCGAGAGTCCAGCGTTTCGGTTAGACGAAATACAACAAGTTGA
- a CDS encoding MDR family MFS transporter yields MDVKQESKIHFWPIMIAIFFGNFVSVLSTTTINIAVPLLMNHFHSNLNTMQWMVTGFMLATGVTAPLAGYLGGRFSYKRLYLFALMGFTMFSLLCAIAWNPTSLIVFRMLQGSCSGLIMACTMTIIFQVIPSERRPFAVSLWSLSAMVAPAIGPTFSGWLLQYASWHWLFLINIPIGIIAIILTVALIPYYRMNVPKSFDIPGFLTVVLGSLSLLTAFSQGNSWGWSSWKTLSLILVGIVLLVYFVLHELKAEVPLLNLRVFRNRRFTAMLSIYSLVTIAMYAGTYLTPLFLQTVEGATTLKTGLILLPSSILLALLSPIVGKMYPKFGPVKLISAGILFIFIGLFMMSRLHTNVSYSFIMWAMVVRNLGIGLANVPSSTASMEEIPVEWSGHATSINNWVRNVLSSLGIAVFTSILSTRSLLHSKELINSGAGNTDSIRLLSFTMGVNDVFVVGSIIVLFGLPLMLLLRKKRSVISVQSTG; encoded by the coding sequence ATGGATGTTAAACAAGAAAGTAAAATTCATTTTTGGCCTATAATGATTGCCATATTCTTTGGAAATTTCGTCTCTGTCTTAAGTACAACGACCATCAACATAGCTGTTCCTCTTTTAATGAATCATTTTCATTCGAACCTGAACACTATGCAATGGATGGTTACAGGTTTTATGCTAGCAACAGGAGTGACTGCACCACTTGCCGGATATCTGGGTGGCAGATTCAGCTATAAGCGACTGTATCTGTTCGCTTTGATGGGATTCACCATGTTCTCCTTACTCTGTGCAATAGCTTGGAATCCAACCTCTCTGATTGTATTTCGAATGCTTCAAGGCTCTTGCAGCGGATTGATTATGGCTTGTACCATGACGATTATTTTCCAAGTGATTCCGTCTGAACGCAGACCTTTCGCTGTTAGCCTGTGGTCACTGTCCGCGATGGTTGCCCCAGCCATTGGTCCGACATTTAGCGGATGGTTACTTCAGTATGCAAGCTGGCACTGGTTATTCTTAATTAACATTCCCATTGGGATCATTGCTATTATTCTGACTGTAGCGTTAATTCCATACTATCGAATGAATGTTCCGAAGTCCTTTGATATTCCTGGATTTCTTACCGTAGTACTGGGGAGTTTATCATTGCTAACTGCATTTAGCCAAGGCAACAGCTGGGGGTGGAGTTCATGGAAGACCTTATCCTTAATACTTGTGGGTATCGTTCTTCTAGTTTACTTTGTCTTGCACGAGCTGAAGGCGGAAGTACCACTGCTGAATCTGCGCGTCTTCCGAAATCGCCGCTTTACTGCCATGCTTAGTATCTATAGCCTGGTGACGATAGCGATGTATGCTGGAACTTACTTAACACCATTGTTCTTGCAAACAGTAGAAGGAGCAACAACGCTTAAAACGGGGCTTATCTTATTGCCATCTTCGATTCTTCTGGCTTTACTTAGTCCAATCGTGGGTAAGATGTATCCAAAGTTTGGGCCTGTGAAGTTAATTTCTGCTGGTATTTTATTTATTTTCATCGGTTTATTCATGATGAGTCGGCTGCATACGAACGTTTCTTACAGCTTCATTATGTGGGCGATGGTCGTTCGGAATCTAGGCATTGGATTAGCCAACGTCCCAAGCAGCACAGCCTCTATGGAGGAAATTCCAGTCGAATGGTCAGGTCACGCCACATCAATCAACAACTGGGTTCGGAATGTCTTAAGCTCTCTCGGTATTGCGGTTTTCACCTCTATTTTGTCAACAAGATCCTTGCTTCACTCTAAGGAGTTAATTAACTCAGGTGCAGGTAATACTGATTCGATAAGATTACTATCGTTCACGATGGGTGTGAATGATGTATTCGTAGTCGGCTCAATCATCGTGTTGTTTGGATTACCGCTTATGTTATTATTGCGCAAGAAACGAAGTGTGATCTCCGTTCAAAGCACAGGATAA
- a CDS encoding ABC transporter ATP-binding protein yields MRKIELKDVKKTFGRVNAINGLSLSIQAGDVYALLGHNGAGKTTTLRFLLGLLEPDEGEVSVFGCNPNLEGDTVRKMCGVLSEDVGLYEPLSVYDNLSYFAQIYGMKRSDYDKRIDELLSGFEILDKKHLPVKGFSTGMKKKVALTRALLHKPKILLLDEPTNGLDPVSIDHLRVMLHDLAQKYGTTIILTTHNLEEVKKICNKITIMRHGKNVYTNTMAALKEQANSKVRIICNQDLSADLERLHKALSSLEINIEYKVQQNTIIVELTENIAISKLIKVLATLEIDVKNIETKGFDLEELYMQVENGEKPNE; encoded by the coding sequence ATGCGGAAAATTGAACTGAAAGATGTAAAAAAGACATTCGGGCGTGTAAATGCTATTAATGGATTGAGCCTTTCCATACAGGCGGGAGATGTTTACGCCTTATTGGGACATAATGGAGCTGGGAAAACAACTACTCTTCGTTTCTTATTAGGACTTTTAGAGCCTGATGAGGGAGAGGTATCTGTATTTGGTTGTAATCCTAATTTAGAGGGTGACACTGTTCGTAAAATGTGTGGTGTTTTATCAGAAGACGTTGGGTTATATGAGCCTTTGAGTGTATATGATAACTTAAGTTATTTTGCTCAAATATATGGTATGAAACGTAGTGATTACGACAAACGAATAGACGAGCTATTGAGTGGTTTTGAAATACTAGATAAGAAGCATTTGCCTGTTAAGGGCTTTTCTACAGGGATGAAGAAGAAGGTTGCTTTAACTAGAGCCTTACTTCACAAACCCAAAATCCTTCTATTAGATGAGCCCACGAATGGACTAGATCCAGTAAGCATTGATCATTTAAGAGTAATGCTGCATGATTTAGCACAGAAGTACGGGACCACCATTATTTTGACCACACACAATTTAGAAGAGGTAAAAAAGATCTGTAATAAGATCACAATAATGCGACATGGGAAAAACGTATATACTAACACAATGGCAGCATTGAAAGAGCAAGCCAATAGTAAAGTCCGTATTATCTGCAACCAAGATTTGTCCGCTGATTTGGAACGTCTTCATAAGGCGTTGTCTAGTCTTGAAATAAATATTGAATACAAGGTACAGCAAAACACGATTATCGTTGAACTAACAGAAAATATTGCGATTTCGAAGTTGATTAAAGTGTTAGCTACATTAGAGATAGATGTGAAGAATATTGAAACAAAGGGATTTGACCTCGAAGAGCTGTATATGCAGGTAGAAAATGGTGAGAAACCAAATGAATGA
- a CDS encoding DUF6803 family protein: MNMTHYMSLLADNQPWNLILFMAIPVIFAETITVTEFIILFTKNLKGSLRTFNKICSILAGLYFTGVFLYLFPTAFIPLSVNGEWHTWVDVVAVGFYLSGVLFLLPLALLDLGLIARKRTEEEKMKLHFILISGFLVVAHIAMIFGMINPEIVGSMGGMGDMMH; the protein is encoded by the coding sequence ATGAACATGACGCATTATATGTCTTTGCTAGCGGACAATCAGCCATGGAACTTGATTTTATTCATGGCGATCCCCGTGATTTTTGCTGAGACGATCACCGTTACAGAGTTTATTATCTTATTCACCAAGAATCTAAAAGGCTCGTTACGAACCTTCAACAAAATCTGCAGCATTCTAGCCGGATTGTACTTCACAGGGGTATTTCTCTACTTGTTCCCTACTGCATTCATCCCTTTGTCAGTAAATGGCGAGTGGCATACGTGGGTGGATGTGGTAGCCGTAGGTTTCTATTTGAGTGGAGTGCTCTTCTTATTACCGTTAGCTTTGTTAGATCTTGGTCTGATCGCTCGTAAACGGACTGAAGAAGAGAAAATGAAGCTTCATTTCATACTCATCAGCGGGTTCTTGGTTGTAGCGCATATCGCGATGATCTTTGGGATGATCAATCCGGAAATTGTGGGCAGCATGGGTGGAATGGGCGACATGATGCACTAA
- a CDS encoding 2,3-butanediol dehydrogenase — translation MQALRWHNVKDLRLETIEEPAALEGKVKIKIEWCGICGSDLHEYVAGPIFIPQGTDHPLTGEKAPVVMGHEFSGQIVEVGQGVSKFNVGDRVVVEPVFACGECAACRQGKYNLCEKMGFLGLAGGGGGFSEYVAADQHMVHKIPDSLSYEQGALVEPSAVALHAVRSSQLKVGDKAVVFGAGPIGLLVIEALKASGAAEIYVVELSEERKSKAEELGGIVIDPKQYDVVEEIQKRTDGGVDVAFEVTGVPPVLTQAINSTKLSGQIMIVSIFEKDATITPNNIVLKERNLTGIIGYRDVFPAVISLMEQGYFPADKLVTKRIKLNEVIEHGFEALLKEKNQVKILVSPKQ, via the coding sequence ATGCAAGCATTAAGATGGCATAACGTCAAAGATCTACGGTTAGAAACGATTGAAGAACCAGCAGCCCTTGAAGGAAAAGTGAAAATCAAAATTGAATGGTGCGGGATTTGTGGCAGCGATCTTCACGAATATGTAGCCGGCCCTATTTTCATTCCCCAAGGTACAGATCATCCCCTTACTGGTGAAAAAGCTCCAGTCGTAATGGGACATGAATTCTCTGGACAAATCGTGGAAGTAGGTCAAGGCGTTAGCAAGTTTAATGTTGGTGATCGAGTCGTTGTCGAGCCTGTCTTTGCATGTGGTGAATGTGCAGCTTGTCGACAAGGTAAATACAATCTTTGCGAAAAAATGGGCTTCCTAGGTTTGGCTGGTGGTGGCGGTGGATTCTCAGAATACGTCGCAGCAGACCAACATATGGTACACAAAATCCCTGATAGCTTGTCCTATGAGCAAGGCGCTTTAGTAGAACCCTCTGCAGTTGCTCTCCATGCTGTTCGTTCCAGTCAATTAAAGGTTGGGGACAAAGCTGTAGTCTTCGGCGCGGGTCCAATCGGTTTGCTTGTGATTGAAGCGTTGAAAGCTTCCGGTGCTGCTGAAATTTATGTCGTAGAACTTTCCGAAGAACGTAAGAGTAAAGCTGAAGAACTAGGCGGTATAGTAATCGATCCTAAGCAATATGATGTGGTTGAAGAAATTCAAAAACGTACCGATGGTGGCGTGGATGTTGCTTTTGAAGTCACAGGTGTCCCTCCCGTCCTAACACAGGCAATTAATTCCACTAAATTGAGTGGTCAAATCATGATCGTCAGTATTTTTGAAAAAGATGCTACGATTACTCCAAACAACATCGTACTTAAAGAACGTAATTTAACTGGTATCATCGGATACCGTGATGTATTCCCAGCAGTAATTAGCCTGATGGAACAAGGTTACTTCCCTGCGGACAAACTGGTTACTAAGAGAATCAAGTTGAACGAAGTGATTGAACACGGGTTCGAAGCGTTACTGAAAGAAAAAAATCAAGTGAAAATCCTTGTAAGTCCTAAACAATAA
- a CDS encoding TPM domain-containing protein, whose translation MNYRMFRKMLLTTLATLMLSVLLLPVLTSAKTAVPKHTGSFYVNDFANVIDEKAENYMVNYGIRLHQDTGAQVVVVTVDSTNGVSMEEYATSLFNSWGVGSADKNNGLLLLLSIKDDDYWAVQGKGIEDTLPNSKIKEILSQYLEPDFAAKTYSNGARKTYGAFIQAMGGTWVETVGTKNYVSDNAGVLKKVTKDYLNESSNRYKTTTGSGIYVVTVKNAGDKTLQDYTYMKFASVAAGPKDVMLVLDIDGDNYHVLQGKDIDKILTNDAISNILDTVLEPQFVKKDYGTGATATVNALYSFLLARADQVVGTTGTAGNNGGTTGSTSPSTTTSAKEASVSVGKGLLIYLLIFAPLILFGYGLSRRNKYIEMYGLPFNPYSPRNIRRYGNWYGQADYGYGRRWHRRYNNHYNNHHHHHHRNTPSNNSQSSFWGNSGGGGSTRGGGAGRYSSSNENRGGGGSSSGGGAGRHSSSSSSSSSSSYSNNDSGSSGGGGYSGGGGSSGGGGSASSGGGAGRH comes from the coding sequence ATGAACTACAGAATGTTTAGAAAAATGCTTCTTACCACACTTGCCACACTGATGTTAAGTGTTTTGCTTCTTCCGGTTTTAACTTCAGCCAAGACTGCAGTACCAAAGCATACGGGATCATTTTATGTAAATGATTTTGCGAATGTGATCGACGAGAAAGCTGAGAATTACATGGTGAACTATGGGATTCGATTACATCAGGATACGGGTGCTCAAGTCGTAGTAGTGACAGTTGATTCTACAAATGGAGTTTCGATGGAAGAGTATGCCACTTCGTTATTCAATAGCTGGGGTGTAGGTTCCGCGGACAAGAATAACGGGCTTCTATTGCTGTTATCTATAAAAGATGATGATTACTGGGCGGTACAAGGAAAGGGTATTGAGGATACGTTGCCTAACAGTAAGATTAAAGAAATTCTTTCTCAATACCTTGAACCTGATTTTGCAGCAAAAACATATAGTAATGGCGCACGCAAGACGTATGGTGCTTTTATTCAGGCCATGGGTGGGACTTGGGTGGAAACTGTCGGCACGAAAAACTATGTATCCGATAATGCCGGTGTACTCAAAAAAGTGACAAAGGATTATCTGAACGAATCTAGCAATAGATATAAAACCACAACTGGCAGTGGCATTTATGTGGTTACTGTAAAGAATGCAGGAGATAAGACACTTCAGGATTATACCTACATGAAGTTTGCCTCCGTTGCAGCAGGCCCTAAGGATGTTATGCTCGTACTAGATATTGATGGAGACAACTATCATGTTCTTCAAGGGAAGGACATCGATAAGATTCTAACTAACGATGCGATTAGTAATATTTTGGATACCGTACTTGAGCCTCAATTTGTAAAAAAAGATTACGGGACAGGTGCTACGGCAACTGTCAATGCTTTGTACAGTTTTTTGCTAGCAAGAGCGGATCAGGTCGTTGGAACAACAGGGACGGCAGGAAATAATGGGGGCACAACTGGTTCAACTTCGCCCTCAACAACCACTTCAGCAAAGGAGGCTAGTGTTAGTGTAGGCAAAGGTCTCCTAATTTACTTATTGATATTTGCTCCGCTCATATTGTTCGGATATGGTCTTTCACGACGCAATAAATATATTGAAATGTACGGTTTGCCATTTAATCCGTATAGCCCAAGAAATATTCGGCGGTATGGGAATTGGTACGGTCAAGCGGATTACGGTTATGGTAGACGTTGGCACAGACGTTATAATAATCACTATAATAATCACCATCATCATCATCATAGAAACACACCATCAAATAACTCACAGTCAAGCTTCTGGGGAAACAGCGGTGGAGGCGGCTCTACTAGAGGTGGAGGAGCAGGACGATATTCCTCAAGCAACGAGAATCGTGGGGGCGGAGGTTCGAGTAGTGGCGGAGGTGCAGGTAGACATTCTTCTAGCTCTTCCAGCTCTTCCAGCAGCAGCTACTCTAACAATGATAGTGGCTCTTCCGGTGGAGGAGGTTATTCCGGCGGTGGTGGATCATCAGGTGGTGGAGGTAGCGCCAGCAGTGGTGGTGGAGCGGGTAGACACTAA